In Natronococcus sp. AD-5, the genomic window TCTATTTGATACCGTAGTATTCTGGTCGAATCATTCCGCTATATAGCGGTATTTTCTGTCCTCTGCAGGATAAATTCCGTCCGGGATACATGTCTATCGGCTACCGGACAGAGGTAACGGCGCGATACCGGTCCCGCCGGCGCTCGAGGAAACGACGGAATTCCGATCACTCGATCCCCTCTTCGCGGGCCTTCCGCCGGACTTCGTCGGCGCGGGTTCGGACCCAGGAGACGTACGTGTCGATCTCCTCGTGGGTGGCGCCGAAAAACGAGGCGACCCAGTCTTTGGACGTCTCGGGCTGGGCGAGCATGTACGCGGCGATCACGTCCATCCCCGACTGGACGATGGCCGGCGGGATCCCGATCTCGCCGGTCCCGTCCTCGCGAAACCCGTTCGTGTCGAAGTACACGTCGGCGTAGAGCGTCGCCTTGTCGGCGTTCTCGAACTCCAGGCCGGGATGTTTCGGCGCCTCGAACCGATACCGCGGCCCGTTATCGGGCGATTCGACTTCGAGAATCCGGACGTCCTTGATGTACTCCTCGTATACCGTCTCCCCGTTCGTCGCCGATTCTACCGATCGAGACATACGTTACTTTCCGATGAATTAGTACTTAAATCCACGTAATAGGTGAACGAGAGGCTACGAATGGCAATAGAGATCGTTGCATCCGTCGGGTTCCTCGCAACGGATTCGATCGAGATCAGTTAACTGCCGCGTGGCTGCCTCTCGCGGTGTCCATACCCTTATACGGCGGCGAAGCGCCGTATACCGCTCGTCAGCTGTGCGAATTGATATCGCACGGAACACGACCGGTCCCCACGGCGCTCGGAAAACGACAACGTTTAGTTGTGGACTGCCTTTCGTCCACGTAGAGTCCCATGGGGTAGCGGCCAATCCTGAAGCCTTCTGGGGGCTTCGACCCAGGTTCGAATCCTGGTGGGACTATTTCGTTATTTTCGACTCGAGTCCTCTCCCAGCGCCGTCTCCCGGTTTCCAGTCGAAACGAAGGGGTTACCCCATCGTTTCTAGCGTCGAATTCGGACCAGAACCCATATTGACTCGACGTTCGTAGTACGTCCCAATGAAACGACGGCAGTTTCTCGCCGCGGGGGCGACGGCAAGCGTCGCGTGCGTCGCAGGTTGTTTTGGCGACGATGACGGTAGCGACGACGCCGACGGCTACGGCCCGGAGCCGGACACGGTGCCCGAGGAGCGGTCGATCGACACGAACTCGTACGAGACCCAGGAGTTCGAGGGCGACGACGTCCCGCTGGCACCTATCGACGACGTCTTCTACTGGTACCAGCGCCAGGAGGCGCGCATGGTCGACGCGCGCGGATCAGATCAGTACGAGGAGGCGCACGTTGTCGGCGCCGCGCTAAGCAGCGCCCCGGACGGCGTCTCGAACGACCCGGTCGCGGAGTGGTCCCGCGACGACCGTATCGTGACCTACTGCGGCTGTCCCCACCACCTCTCCGGGCTGCGCGCCGCTTCGCTGATCGAAAACGAGCACGAGGAGGTGTACGCGCTCGACGAGGGATTCATCGCGTGGCTCAATCGCGAGTATCCGGTAAGCGGGTCGGAGGTCTCGGCCGATCGGGAATCCTACGAGATCCGCGGTCAGTCCGATCCCGCGCACGCGGGCGAAATGATCTGGCTCGAGGACCTCTCCGCCGAACGGTACGAGGCGGCTCCGATCGCCGACGACGGCACGTACGCCGTTACGCTCCACTTCACCGGCCTGACCGACGATTCGATGCTCAAACTCGAGGCCCCCGATTACACGCTCCGGGGGACGCTTGGCGAGTTTACGAGCGGCGTTGTCACCGGGTAGACGCCGCAGCCGTACCGCCGTCCCCGCTTTCTCGGTCGTAGACGCCCTTCCGCTCGAGTTCGCCGCGCTTCCGGAGCACCGCCGGAGTCCGACAGATCCCCTGCGCACCCGTCACTTGCGGGACGGTGCAGTTGTTACAGCTCTCGCAGAGCGCGCGGGCGGTCTCGTCTTCCGTCTCGAGCAACCGTGCGCCGAGTCGCGGCTCGGCGTAGAACGGCCGGGCCATGCCGACCATGTCACAGGCCGGCGAATCGCCGGCGTCCCCGTCGTTTCCGGCGCTCGATCCGAGAAGTCGGTCCATCTCCTCGCGTTCGCGAATCCCGCCCTCGGCGAGGACGGGGATCGACACCCGCTCGCGAACGCGGCGACAGAACTCCTCGTTCCAGGCCGACTCGAAGTCGTACTGTAGCGCCTGTACCCGGTTCGCCGCGGACACGAACCGTTTCCGCAGCGCCCCGCCGAAGGCCGCGTCGTACCCCTCCTGTAACGCCTCGTTCTCCCACGCCCGATCGGGGTACTTCCCTCTGGTGATGCTCATGTCCCAGACGACCGACGTCTGGACGGGAACGACCGCGTCGTAGCCGATTCGTTCGAGCCGCCGTGCGATTTCGATCCCGTCCTCGAGCGACAGCTTTCGCCGGACGAGCGGCGCTGGCGGGGCTGGCGTCTCGGCCGGGACTTTCGTGATCAGCGGCAGGTCGCCGGCTCGCTCGCGGATCTCGTCGCGGACGACCGCGAGAAAGCGGAGTCGAGCCCCGGGCGAGCCGCCGAACTCGTCGTCGCGCCGGTTGTAGAACGGCGACAGAAACTGCTGGATAATTCCCATGTTCGCCCCCGCGAGGTGGATGCCGTCGTAGCCTGCGTCGGCGGCGTATCCCGCCGCGCGGCCGAAATCGGCCGCGAGTTCGTACACCTCCTCGGTCTCGAGGACGTGCGGATCGTACGAGAGAAAATCCGCCCGATCGAGCAGTCGTAACTGCCACGGCGGTTCCGAGACGGCGAGCTGCTCGAGCCCCGGATTCTCGCGTCGGTACTCGGCGTGCCAGGTCTCCATGCTCCGCAGCCCGCCGTGCTCGAGCTGGAGGAAGATTCGGCCGCCGTGATGGTGAATCCGGTCGGTCAGCGCGGAGAGACGGGAGACGAACGCCGGATCGTGGACGCGGGTCATCCCCGGCGCCGCACAGCCGCCCTCGCCGCGGACGATGGTCGCGCCCTGACAGACGAGGCCGACGCCCGACGCGGCGGCCGGTTCGAGGTCCTCGATCAGCGTCTCGACGGCGTCGGGCCCGTTGCCGGCGCACTCGAGCAGCGGCGCGCGGTAGAGCCGGTTCGGGATCTCGACGCCGCCGATCTCGATCGGATCCTCGAGGGGAGCCATACGTGAGACGTTCGAGCGGCGCGCACAAGAGCGTACGGACGGGTGCGGTACCCCCCGGGACGGCAGCCCGCGTCCGATCTCAGGGCGGCGCGATGACCGCCCGTCCCTCGATCTCGCGGTGCTCGAGTCGCTCCGCGACCGTGTTGATGTCGTCGAGGTCGTAGCGCTCGGTGCGCAGCTCTACGTCGCCGCGGTCGACGAGCGCGACGAGTTCCTGGAGTTCGGCGTACTTCCCGACGAGCGTCCCCTTGAAGGAGAACTCGCCGTTGACCAGCGCCTGGCAGGGCTCGTGGATGTGGCCGCCGTAGCCGATCACGTGGTGGTCGCCGCCCGCGGCGACCATCTCCGGTGCGGTCCCGGTCGTCTCGTCCGCGCCGACGAAGTCGAGCACCTGCTGGGCGCCCTCGTCGTCGGTCAGGTCCGCGACCGCGCTCGGGAGGTCTTCGTCGGCCGAGTTGACGGTGTGTCGGGCGCCGAGGTCCTCGGCCAGCTCGAGGGCTTCGTCCTTGATATCCGCGGCGACGATGGTCGCGGCGCTCATCGCGTCGAGGCACTGCAGCCCGATGTGGCCGAGTCCCCCGACGCCGATGACGACGCAGGTGTCGCCGGGATTCAGCTCGCGGACGGCCTTCTTCGCGGCGTGGTAGGCCGTGATGCCCGCGTCGGCGTGAGGCGCGATCTCGGTCGGATCGACCCTGTCGGGGAGCGGGATGACCGCGCGCTCGTTCGTCTGGAGGTACTCGGCGAACCCGCCGTCGGTGGTGAGTCCGTTGAACGCGCTGTTCTCGCAGTACATGTCCTCGCCGAGCCGGCACGGGCGACAGATGCCGCAGGTCTGGACGGGGTGGCAGATCACCGGATCGCCCTCCTCGACCAGCGTCACCTCGCCGCCGACCTCGGCGACGATGCCGGCGTTCTCGTGGCCCAGGGTCATCGGTAAGTCCTGCGGCGCGTACTCCTCCCACATCCCCTCGATGATGTGGTTGTCCGTCTGGCACCAGCCGGCGCCTTCGACCTCGACCAGAACCTGATCCGAGCGTTCGAGGTCCGGTCGATCGATATCGTCGATCTCGAGGGCGTCGCTCATCTCGTCGGTGTACTCGTGAAGTCGGGCTGCTTGCATGGTAACACGCCACAGTTCTCCGTACTCACAGAAAACGTTCGCCCAACCTACCGCCGACGCCGACCGTCTCCGCGCCGCGTACTCCTTCCTCGTTCGAAAGTACGGCGTCCGCGTATATTCGTTCGGGTAATTCAGGGTTCCTTTAAAAAGAGATAATGGTCATTGTTACCAATTGTCGAAGCGTTATGTACCAGCAAGACGGCGAATCGATCTTCGTCATCGACGCGCACGTCCACCTCTGGGACGCCTCCGAGGAGAACATCGTCCACGAGGGCGGAGAGGAGTTCATCCAGTGCTTCTACGACTACCACACGACGTTCACGCCGGAGGACCTCC contains:
- a CDS encoding NAD(P)-dependent alcohol dehydrogenase, whose product is MQAARLHEYTDEMSDALEIDDIDRPDLERSDQVLVEVEGAGWCQTDNHIIEGMWEEYAPQDLPMTLGHENAGIVAEVGGEVTLVEEGDPVICHPVQTCGICRPCRLGEDMYCENSAFNGLTTDGGFAEYLQTNERAVIPLPDRVDPTEIAPHADAGITAYHAAKKAVRELNPGDTCVVIGVGGLGHIGLQCLDAMSAATIVAADIKDEALELAEDLGARHTVNSADEDLPSAVADLTDDEGAQQVLDFVGADETTGTAPEMVAAGGDHHVIGYGGHIHEPCQALVNGEFSFKGTLVGKYAELQELVALVDRGDVELRTERYDLDDINTVAERLEHREIEGRAVIAPP
- a CDS encoding oxidoreductase, which encodes MAPLEDPIEIGGVEIPNRLYRAPLLECAGNGPDAVETLIEDLEPAAASGVGLVCQGATIVRGEGGCAAPGMTRVHDPAFVSRLSALTDRIHHHGGRIFLQLEHGGLRSMETWHAEYRRENPGLEQLAVSEPPWQLRLLDRADFLSYDPHVLETEEVYELAADFGRAAGYAADAGYDGIHLAGANMGIIQQFLSPFYNRRDDEFGGSPGARLRFLAVVRDEIRERAGDLPLITKVPAETPAPPAPLVRRKLSLEDGIEIARRLERIGYDAVVPVQTSVVWDMSITRGKYPDRAWENEALQEGYDAAFGGALRKRFVSAANRVQALQYDFESAWNEEFCRRVRERVSIPVLAEGGIREREEMDRLLGSSAGNDGDAGDSPACDMVGMARPFYAEPRLGARLLETEDETARALCESCNNCTVPQVTGAQGICRTPAVLRKRGELERKGVYDRESGDGGTAAASTR
- a CDS encoding rhodanese-like domain-containing protein; this translates as MKRRQFLAAGATASVACVAGCFGDDDGSDDADGYGPEPDTVPEERSIDTNSYETQEFEGDDVPLAPIDDVFYWYQRQEARMVDARGSDQYEEAHVVGAALSSAPDGVSNDPVAEWSRDDRIVTYCGCPHHLSGLRAASLIENEHEEVYALDEGFIAWLNREYPVSGSEVSADRESYEIRGQSDPAHAGEMIWLEDLSAERYEAAPIADDGTYAVTLHFTGLTDDSMLKLEAPDYTLRGTLGEFTSGVVTG